Proteins co-encoded in one Natronorubrum daqingense genomic window:
- a CDS encoding type 1 glutamine amidotransferase domain-containing protein → MSNSTNHDLEGVDVAIFLAQEGTEEVEFTEPKQAVEDAGATVDVVGHETGEGQTVTNDLEESDAYEIETTFEDVSAEDYDGVIVPGGTVGADTLRTREAGVDLLRAHVEDGKPTAVICHGPWTLVEAGVVDGRTLTSYHSLQTDVRNAGGEWVDEEVVTDDGLITSRNPDDLDAFCETILEQFEAT, encoded by the coding sequence ATGAGCAACTCAACTAATCACGACCTCGAGGGCGTCGACGTCGCGATCTTCCTCGCACAAGAAGGGACGGAAGAAGTCGAGTTCACCGAACCGAAGCAAGCCGTCGAAGACGCCGGCGCGACGGTCGACGTCGTCGGCCACGAAACCGGCGAGGGCCAGACGGTCACTAACGACCTCGAGGAGAGTGACGCGTACGAAATCGAGACGACGTTCGAGGACGTTTCGGCCGAAGACTACGACGGGGTAATCGTTCCCGGCGGCACCGTCGGAGCCGACACGCTCCGGACGCGCGAGGCCGGGGTCGACCTCCTCCGGGCACACGTCGAGGACGGAAAGCCCACCGCCGTGATCTGTCACGGCCCCTGGACGCTGGTCGAAGCGGGCGTCGTCGACGGTCGGACGCTCACCTCCTATCACAGCCTCCAGACCGACGTTCGCAACGCCGGCGGCGAGTGGGTCGACGAGGAGGTCGTCACCGACGACGGGCTGATCACCAGCCGAAACCCGGACGATCTCGACGCCTTTTGCGAGACGATTCTCGAGCAGTTCGAAGCGACCTGA